The Opitutaceae bacterium genome has a window encoding:
- a CDS encoding endo-1,4-beta-xylanase codes for MTPLKTTLILATIVAFGIRSEAQEAAQPTPLPSGGVSLIGSSDPIDSMTFRERPTSGGETIARRSVVPVADRPFDRAFRIEVFNPGKRFYDANIGAVGEMPVRKGDVALVRFQLRKIRSDDESGLVSVNVYVEGPGPRFSKSINTAVSAGDEWREFFLPFSFNDDYPAGQVFLFLSFGQTGKPMTMEIGGVELIHYGDHRSISELPRTRVTYAGSEPDAPWRAEADARIEAYRKGDFRIRLLDSNGDAVEGAAVRVEMLRHAFRFASVAQAARIMGTTEDDRIYREKLLELFNASGPENDTKWGAWVGEWARVGNYSQAQTLDALAWMSNHGLYLRGHVLVWPGKRNLPRLINDLLPDRDPSVPERVLDHIDEITRATKPFINEWDVLNEPYDNHDLMDIYGKGIMIDWFNRARANLPTAELYINDYAILSDRGRNAEHQQHLEDTVHYLIENGAPVTGIGMQGHIGEAPTEPVQLWKVLDRFATAFPDLKIMITEFDLNSSDEDFQADYTRDFMTMVFSHPNVVSIQNWGFWEGAHWLPKSAFYRFDWSEKPNLLAYRDLVFNRWWTSETGLTGSDGKFAGRGFLGRHRVTVTLGNQTAEAEFELTRESGEITVVLPAE; via the coding sequence ATGACCCCATTGAAAACCACCCTGATCCTCGCGACGATTGTCGCATTCGGCATCCGTTCAGAAGCACAGGAGGCGGCTCAACCCACCCCTCTGCCTTCGGGTGGTGTTTCCCTGATCGGATCCTCCGACCCGATCGACAGCATGACCTTCCGGGAGAGGCCAACCTCCGGTGGAGAGACGATCGCCCGCCGCTCCGTAGTACCCGTTGCGGACCGCCCGTTTGACCGGGCCTTCCGCATCGAGGTATTCAACCCCGGCAAACGCTTCTACGATGCCAATATCGGTGCGGTCGGCGAGATGCCGGTCCGGAAAGGGGACGTCGCCCTCGTCCGTTTCCAGTTGCGCAAGATCCGATCCGACGACGAAAGCGGGCTTGTCTCGGTCAACGTCTATGTCGAGGGTCCGGGCCCGAGATTCTCCAAGTCTATCAATACGGCCGTTTCCGCCGGTGATGAGTGGCGCGAGTTCTTCCTGCCCTTCAGCTTCAATGACGACTACCCGGCCGGACAGGTTTTCCTCTTCCTGAGCTTCGGACAGACCGGCAAACCGATGACCATGGAGATCGGCGGAGTCGAACTCATCCACTACGGCGATCACCGATCGATCTCCGAACTGCCCCGGACCCGGGTCACCTATGCCGGATCCGAGCCCGATGCGCCCTGGAGAGCGGAGGCGGACGCCCGGATCGAGGCTTACCGCAAGGGGGATTTTCGTATTCGCTTATTGGATTCAAACGGAGACGCGGTCGAAGGCGCCGCCGTCCGGGTCGAGATGCTCCGACATGCCTTCAGGTTCGCCTCGGTGGCACAGGCCGCCCGGATCATGGGCACGACCGAAGACGACCGGATCTACCGGGAGAAACTGCTCGAGCTCTTCAATGCCTCCGGCCCGGAGAATGACACCAAATGGGGAGCCTGGGTCGGTGAGTGGGCCAGGGTCGGAAACTATTCGCAGGCCCAGACTCTCGACGCACTGGCCTGGATGTCGAATCACGGTCTTTACCTGCGCGGCCATGTCCTTGTCTGGCCGGGCAAACGGAATCTGCCAAGGCTGATCAACGACCTGCTTCCCGATAGGGATCCCTCGGTCCCGGAAAGGGTTCTCGACCACATTGATGAAATCACCCGGGCCACAAAGCCCTTCATCAACGAGTGGGATGTCCTCAACGAACCGTACGACAACCATGATCTCATGGATATCTATGGGAAGGGCATCATGATTGACTGGTTCAACCGCGCCCGGGCCAATCTGCCGACCGCCGAACTCTATATCAATGATTATGCCATCCTCAGCGACCGGGGCCGCAACGCCGAACACCAGCAGCACCTCGAAGACACCGTCCACTACCTGATCGAAAACGGAGCACCCGTCACCGGGATAGGCATGCAGGGTCACATCGGCGAGGCACCCACCGAACCCGTGCAGCTGTGGAAAGTCCTCGATCGCTTTGCGACCGCCTTCCCGGATCTCAAGATCATGATCACGGAATTCGACCTCAACTCCTCGGATGAGGATTTCCAGGCCGACTATACCCGCGATTTCATGACCATGGTCTTCAGCCATCCCAACGTGGTGAGTATTCAGAACTGGGGTTTCTGGGAAGGTGCCCATTGGCTGCCAAAAAGCGCGTTCTACCGCTTCGATTGGTCGGAAAAGCCCAATCTTCTCGCCTACCGCGACCTCGTCTTCAACCGCTGGTGGACTTCGGAAACCGGTCTGACCGGAAGTGACGGGAAGTTCGCCGGCCGCGGCTTTCTCGGCCGCCATCGCGTCACCGTGACCTTGGGAAACCAGACCGCGGAAGCGGAGTTTGAGCTGACCAGGGAAAGTGGCGAGATCACGGTGGTGCTGCCAGCCGAGTGA
- a CDS encoding right-handed parallel beta-helix repeat-containing protein — protein MANHARLPGSALRQRFSKTASVTLIALALFVPSLRSESARPGPDSQPVDQTLYDRIIHVDGAHGTDITGDGSMKNPVASIVAALEKAGAPSADKRVAIFVSQGVYTQPTFVLKAHVDLFGGYATPGGERDIWGTPSILDGEDQRRILLGADHARLDGFHLIRGRVRGKGAALLCDATSPVITNCVFRANRTLIPENWDPALIHETGNDGGAVMILNGSRARIENCVFFQNTTECGRGGALSVDRAAHPRITHNVFANNRAGLDDPMRSSDGGAVSFFDWSDGEFVGNLVINNEALASNDAGGVFVALWSAPLISDNIVVGNVSGDDAGGLFIGGQEHRYDTPLDPYPPADEFEVIVERNILAGNSNSSRNSGATRITMESRVRLTDNIVAGNAGGLYLQRSEVIATRNTVWQDWRFVEDKETLGPSVFTGNILLGPAGPMEANATFIDNRVDADVPGTGNRPVEDIFENDSVAGEITTDHFDSSSLTTVLDLKEPLPEGVDFTNRIVSVDKGRWSVVKSATPSQLVLWGRLRISTTGYDEFEILRTFTPRQDAPPGIGAGAPSRQHRNPTQP, from the coding sequence ATGGCCAACCACGCGCGCCTGCCCGGATCCGCACTCCGGCAACGATTTTCGAAGACCGCCTCGGTCACGTTGATAGCCCTCGCCCTCTTTGTCCCGTCCCTAAGATCCGAATCCGCACGTCCCGGTCCCGATTCGCAGCCGGTTGATCAGACCCTGTATGACAGGATCATCCATGTGGACGGAGCCCACGGAACAGACATCACCGGTGACGGCTCGATGAAGAATCCGGTGGCTTCGATCGTGGCGGCACTCGAAAAGGCGGGTGCCCCCTCGGCTGACAAACGGGTGGCGATCTTCGTCAGCCAGGGCGTCTACACCCAACCAACTTTTGTGCTGAAAGCCCATGTTGACCTGTTTGGCGGGTATGCGACTCCGGGTGGTGAGCGGGACATCTGGGGGACACCCAGCATCCTGGATGGAGAAGACCAGCGGCGTATCCTGCTCGGCGCCGACCATGCCCGGCTCGACGGCTTCCATCTGATCCGGGGCCGGGTTCGGGGCAAGGGGGCCGCGCTCCTCTGCGACGCCACCTCGCCCGTGATCACCAACTGTGTTTTCCGCGCCAACCGCACGCTGATTCCCGAAAACTGGGATCCCGCCCTCATTCATGAAACCGGCAATGACGGGGGGGCCGTCATGATCCTGAACGGTTCCCGGGCCCGCATTGAGAACTGCGTCTTTTTTCAGAACACGACCGAATGTGGACGGGGCGGTGCCCTGTCGGTGGACCGTGCCGCCCATCCGCGCATCACTCACAATGTCTTCGCGAACAATCGGGCCGGTCTCGACGACCCCATGCGGAGCAGCGATGGCGGTGCCGTTTCGTTCTTCGACTGGTCCGACGGGGAGTTTGTCGGCAACTTGGTCATCAACAACGAAGCGCTGGCCAGCAACGATGCCGGAGGGGTCTTCGTCGCACTCTGGTCCGCGCCGCTCATCTCCGACAATATCGTGGTCGGCAATGTTTCCGGTGACGACGCCGGTGGACTCTTCATCGGCGGGCAGGAGCACCGGTATGACACCCCCCTCGATCCCTACCCTCCGGCGGACGAATTCGAGGTGATCGTCGAACGGAACATCCTGGCGGGCAACTCCAATTCGTCCCGCAACTCGGGCGCCACCCGGATCACCATGGAATCCCGTGTCCGGCTGACCGACAATATCGTGGCCGGCAACGCCGGCGGGCTCTACCTCCAGCGATCCGAAGTCATCGCCACCCGCAACACGGTCTGGCAGGATTGGCGCTTTGTCGAGGACAAGGAGACCCTCGGTCCCAGCGTATTTACGGGAAACATACTCCTGGGACCGGCCGGCCCCATGGAGGCCAATGCCACCTTCATTGACAACAGGGTCGACGCCGACGTTCCGGGCACGGGCAACCGGCCGGTCGAAGACATCTTCGAAAATGATAGCGTAGCCGGCGAGATCACCACCGACCATTTCGATTCTTCGTCGCTCACCACCGTTCTCGATCTGAAAGAACCTCTGCCTGAAGGCGTCGACTTCACCAACCGCATCGTCTCCGTCGACAAAGGCCGGTGGTCGGTCGTCAAGTCGGCCACGCCCTCGCAACTGGTGCTATGGGGACGTCTTCGGATCAGCACGACCGGTTACGACGAATTCGAGATTCTCCGTACCTTCACCCCCCGGCAGGATGCACCTCCGGGAATCGGGGCGGGCGCACCATCACGACAACACCGCAACCCGACCCAGCCATGA
- a CDS encoding aldolase/citrate lyase family protein, which produces MKKLPSMLLAALLVGPMLAAESGEYTGPKRINKAIELLEAGQPVYYTYGVRGGDEPRNLEEAHALGKSLSKTWADIIMYDMEHAPLDFALLRSFMLGLVEGGPTPSGHRTPAVIVTLPVLGLDEENVKANGWMIQQALATGIHGIHLCRARDPEAVREFVRTARYPFHKEGVGDGLDEGLRGMGSHLFASGIWGIDKEDYFRRADPWPLNPDGEILLGVKIEDPHALRNCESTLRVPGLAFAESGPRDMGLSYGYLEGRADPPLPPEVIAASERVLAAANAAGVVFLDNILPDNVIERLEWGVMIGAGGKEEAAEIGRRQTGRTMPWK; this is translated from the coding sequence ATGAAGAAGCTTCCATCGATGCTCCTCGCCGCCCTCCTCGTCGGCCCGATGCTGGCGGCCGAGAGCGGCGAATACACCGGCCCCAAGAGGATCAACAAGGCGATTGAACTCCTCGAAGCCGGTCAGCCGGTCTACTACACCTACGGAGTCAGGGGAGGCGACGAGCCGCGCAACCTGGAAGAAGCCCATGCCCTGGGCAAGTCCCTCTCGAAGACCTGGGCGGACATCATCATGTATGACATGGAACATGCGCCCCTCGATTTCGCGCTTCTCCGTTCCTTCATGCTGGGACTGGTCGAGGGAGGACCGACTCCCAGCGGTCACCGCACCCCGGCCGTCATCGTCACCCTCCCGGTCCTCGGACTCGACGAGGAGAACGTGAAGGCGAACGGGTGGATGATCCAGCAGGCACTGGCCACCGGGATTCACGGTATTCATCTCTGCCGCGCCCGTGATCCCGAAGCCGTGCGCGAGTTCGTCCGCACCGCCCGCTATCCGTTCCACAAGGAAGGTGTCGGCGATGGCCTGGACGAAGGGCTGCGCGGCATGGGCAGCCATCTTTTTGCGTCCGGAATCTGGGGCATCGACAAAGAGGACTATTTCCGACGCGCCGACCCATGGCCGCTCAACCCGGACGGCGAGATCCTGCTCGGGGTCAAAATCGAAGACCCCCACGCCCTCCGCAACTGCGAATCCACCCTTAGGGTGCCCGGTCTGGCCTTCGCCGAATCCGGACCCCGTGACATGGGTCTTTCCTACGGCTATCTGGAAGGGCGGGCCGATCCTCCCCTGCCGCCCGAAGTCATCGCGGCCAGCGAGCGGGTCCTGGCGGCCGCCAACGCAGCCGGAGTGGTGTTTCTCGACAATATCCTCCCTGACAACGTGATCGAACGCCTCGAATGGGGTGTCATGATCGGCGCCGGCGGCAAGGAGGAGGCCGCAGAAATCGGGCGCCGCCAAACCGGGCGGACAATGCCCTGGAAATAG
- a CDS encoding LacI family DNA-binding transcriptional regulator, which produces MEKTHPKPTILDVAADAQVAVGTVSRVLNTPNAVGPKIRKRVQESIDRLNYRPLRRRQKPSSSNGQSMRRRNNIGVILLGMDDSLAHLPVISEAIHGVELAVTSVNVNLMLSNIPDAQRIPAFLERNQVDGLIIKSPLLGDLRTCASSALLEKIERLPHVWLLGRPEGAKGDLVGCDNNAGGRMAAEYLHRKGHQRVAFMHPRAGQTRAENLKASFTAVATRLGMTVQMFEKNIEGEVHWPLPAITRPTDVLPLLEALLALPKSKRPTAVLTPADSIAVQIYAAMQQKGLRVGEDLSILSFNHERPLVLGLSPALTTIDVRAEAIGRRAVDQIRWRLDHPIDDIPTRILVEPRLVEGASVLSLSS; this is translated from the coding sequence GTGGAAAAGACCCACCCGAAGCCCACCATTCTCGATGTCGCCGCCGATGCCCAAGTCGCGGTCGGAACCGTGTCCCGGGTCCTGAACACGCCCAATGCCGTCGGTCCCAAAATCCGCAAGCGCGTCCAGGAGTCGATCGACCGCCTCAATTATCGCCCGCTCCGTCGGCGTCAGAAGCCTTCCTCAAGCAATGGTCAGTCGATGCGGCGGCGAAACAATATCGGCGTCATCCTCCTCGGGATGGACGACTCGCTCGCCCATCTCCCGGTCATTTCCGAAGCCATTCACGGAGTCGAGCTGGCGGTGACTTCCGTCAATGTGAACCTGATGCTCTCGAACATCCCGGACGCTCAGCGCATACCCGCTTTTCTGGAACGGAACCAGGTGGACGGCCTCATCATCAAGAGTCCCCTGCTCGGAGATCTCCGCACCTGCGCCTCGTCTGCACTCCTCGAGAAAATCGAACGCCTGCCTCATGTCTGGTTGCTCGGGCGTCCCGAAGGAGCGAAGGGGGATCTGGTCGGCTGCGATAACAATGCCGGGGGCCGGATGGCCGCCGAATACCTCCACCGCAAGGGTCACCAGCGGGTTGCCTTCATGCACCCCCGGGCCGGTCAGACCCGCGCCGAAAACCTGAAAGCCTCATTCACCGCCGTGGCGACCCGGCTGGGAATGACGGTTCAGATGTTTGAAAAAAACATTGAGGGCGAGGTCCACTGGCCTCTTCCGGCCATCACCCGACCGACCGACGTCCTCCCTCTGCTCGAGGCTCTCCTCGCTCTGCCCAAATCCAAGCGACCCACCGCGGTGCTCACGCCGGCCGACAGCATCGCGGTGCAGATCTACGCCGCCATGCAACAGAAGGGACTCAGGGTGGGCGAAGATCTGAGCATCCTCTCTTTCAATCATGAACGACCGCTCGTCCTGGGTCTTTCACCAGCCCTGACCACGATCGACGTCCGGGCCGAAGCCATCGGGCGGCGAGCGGTCGACCAGATCCGCTGGCGACTTGACCACCCGATCGACGATATCCCGACCCGCATCCTGGTAGAACCTCGACTGGTCGAAGGCGCGTCGGTCCTCAGCCTGTCCTCCTGA
- a CDS encoding carbohydrate binding domain-containing protein — MKIPLLLTALTLVAHPAWAVLKPFQIAWDDASPGVTSLAGWQDDPAGESGWVTVDGKGHFDVGGERIRFLGVNIGASDAFPAHAVAEKVAARLARFGINNVRFHHMDANWGSPTLIDYAQTTTRNLHPDRLDRLHYFISELKKNGVYSNINLLVSHDHRAADGLPAEIDQMEWKDKQVLSFFNDTMVDLQKEYATKLLGSTNPHTGLRLADDPAVAFVEILNENGAIQNWFGGLLDSMPEVFRTELNTRWNTWLQARFSSTADLLGSWGHRSEPLGANKLINGDFASGTSPWNLEVHDVAQRTATTTSDFNGQPSLKVVVTRPGGAGWHVQINQSNKSLEAGKIYTVSFWARSDQPVNLGVGIQRAHTDYAGLGFSLTAELNDQWQQFTSVFESTIDEGNARLNFNNFGNQLVTVWLADVRWTEGGEIGGLPEGVTLEAGNIASIPLASPEGGDTLAARRDWVRFLVDLENRYWEEMRHHIKETIGYQGLVFGTIISNSPPNVQARLDVVDSHAYWQHPEFPGIPWDADNWTINNVSMVNSPGGSTIGGLARQRVKGKPHTVTEYQHPSPNTYSSETPLLIAAYGALQDWDGIWLFDYGTGQDEYVAGFFDQAHHPTKMVNTLLAAALFRRFDVRPARKAYTMPLTPESEIEMVTTRGSAWRVGDGSSLGVPAELAAVSRLSLDVGGDATGLSAPPDAPSGNILESDTGELVWDTSRGNRGVVTVNTDRSKAVIGFIDGRSFALGNVTIVPGTTAQDWATVGLTLVEGERFDDPAGGRALLVTTGLIENTGMIWKDASRTSVGRNWGRAPTLVEMVPLTLTLPVTPDRVRLFSLDSSGNRIDERVVTGADEKATIEIDSASNTLWHEIVISPGQPVAPRITTQPQSLTVALGETIELSSEVSGYPEPAVTWFHNGAQIGTGPTLTLPGAGSADAGDYQATVTNQAGTLSTRVVQVDVRSLPSKLEVLSNIATRGRVAGGENVMIAGFVVEGTGSRDLLLRAVGPSMAQFNLADLLTDPRLDLFDQADPKVVMQSNDNWIPSEVAEPTQRTGAFTLTADADAAMTVILEQGVYTARISGVGGTSGVSLVEIYDATADTGVTDTRLANLSTRGRVETGASILIGGFVIKGEVPKKILIRGIGPGLGTFGVRGVLDDPVLDLFKQENGKALLIATNDNWASNPDPLRIQEATTTAGGFPLPADGLDAALLLWLEPGVFTAKVSGHPGETGVALVEVYGL, encoded by the coding sequence ATGAAAATCCCTCTCCTTCTCACCGCCCTCACCCTCGTCGCCCACCCCGCGTGGGCCGTCCTCAAACCTTTTCAGATTGCCTGGGACGATGCCTCTCCCGGGGTCACCAGTCTCGCCGGCTGGCAGGATGACCCGGCCGGCGAATCGGGCTGGGTGACCGTCGATGGCAAGGGACATTTCGACGTCGGCGGTGAACGCATCCGTTTTCTCGGAGTCAATATCGGAGCCAGCGACGCCTTCCCGGCACATGCCGTCGCCGAAAAAGTCGCCGCCCGTCTCGCCCGGTTCGGAATCAACAACGTCCGTTTCCACCATATGGACGCCAATTGGGGCAGCCCGACGCTGATCGATTATGCCCAGACCACCACCCGGAATCTTCATCCCGACCGCCTGGACAGACTCCATTACTTCATCAGCGAGCTGAAGAAGAACGGGGTCTATTCCAATATCAATCTGCTCGTCTCACACGATCATCGGGCGGCCGACGGACTGCCCGCCGAGATCGACCAGATGGAGTGGAAGGACAAGCAGGTCCTGAGTTTCTTCAACGACACAATGGTGGACCTGCAGAAGGAATACGCGACCAAACTGCTCGGCTCGACCAACCCCCACACCGGCCTGCGCCTCGCCGATGATCCCGCCGTCGCATTCGTGGAGATCCTCAATGAAAACGGCGCCATCCAGAACTGGTTCGGGGGCCTTCTCGATTCCATGCCGGAGGTGTTTCGCACCGAACTGAACACCCGATGGAACACCTGGCTCCAGGCCCGTTTTTCCTCAACCGCCGATCTCCTCGGATCCTGGGGACATCGCAGCGAACCCCTGGGGGCCAACAAGCTGATCAACGGCGACTTTGCCTCCGGGACCTCTCCATGGAACCTCGAGGTCCATGACGTCGCTCAACGCACCGCGACGACGACCAGCGACTTCAACGGCCAGCCTTCGCTCAAGGTCGTCGTCACCCGGCCCGGGGGCGCGGGCTGGCATGTCCAGATCAACCAGAGCAACAAATCGCTCGAGGCAGGAAAGATCTACACGGTGAGTTTCTGGGCCAGGTCCGATCAGCCCGTCAATCTGGGAGTGGGTATTCAACGGGCCCATACGGACTACGCCGGTCTCGGGTTCAGCCTGACGGCCGAACTGAACGATCAGTGGCAGCAGTTCACCTCCGTCTTTGAATCGACGATCGACGAAGGCAACGCCCGTCTCAATTTCAACAACTTCGGCAACCAGCTGGTCACGGTCTGGCTGGCCGATGTCAGATGGACCGAGGGAGGCGAAATAGGCGGTCTTCCCGAAGGTGTCACCCTCGAGGCGGGCAATATCGCCTCCATCCCCCTCGCCTCCCCGGAGGGTGGTGATACCCTCGCGGCCCGGCGCGACTGGGTGCGCTTCCTCGTCGATCTGGAGAACCGTTACTGGGAGGAAATGCGCCACCACATCAAGGAGACGATCGGCTACCAGGGTCTCGTCTTCGGGACCATCATCTCAAACAGCCCTCCCAACGTGCAGGCCCGGCTCGACGTGGTTGACTCCCACGCCTACTGGCAGCACCCCGAGTTTCCGGGAATCCCCTGGGATGCCGACAATTGGACGATCAACAACGTCTCCATGGTCAACAGCCCGGGCGGCAGCACCATTGGCGGCCTCGCCCGTCAACGGGTCAAAGGGAAACCCCACACCGTGACCGAGTACCAGCACCCGTCGCCCAATACCTATTCCTCGGAAACCCCGCTGCTTATTGCCGCGTATGGCGCGCTCCAGGACTGGGATGGGATCTGGCTCTTCGATTATGGCACCGGCCAGGACGAGTACGTCGCCGGCTTCTTTGATCAGGCCCATCACCCGACCAAGATGGTCAATACCCTGCTGGCAGCCGCTCTATTTCGGCGCTTCGATGTCCGCCCGGCCCGCAAAGCGTACACCATGCCACTTACCCCTGAGAGCGAAATCGAGATGGTGACCACCAGGGGATCGGCCTGGAGGGTCGGGGACGGATCCAGCCTCGGGGTGCCGGCCGAACTGGCCGCCGTCAGTCGACTAAGCCTGGACGTGGGCGGGGACGCCACCGGATTGTCCGCGCCACCCGACGCGCCTTCCGGCAACATCCTTGAGTCCGATACCGGGGAACTCGTCTGGGACACCAGCCGCGGCAACCGCGGGGTCGTCACGGTCAATACCGATCGCAGCAAAGCGGTCATTGGTTTCATCGACGGGCGGTCCTTTGCCCTTGGCAATGTGACCATAGTCCCGGGAACGACTGCGCAGGACTGGGCCACGGTCGGCCTCACCTTGGTGGAGGGTGAACGCTTCGACGACCCGGCCGGCGGCCGGGCCCTGCTCGTCACCACCGGCTTGATCGAGAATACCGGCATGATCTGGAAGGACGCATCCAGGACCTCCGTCGGGCGCAATTGGGGACGTGCACCGACCCTCGTGGAGATGGTGCCGCTGACCCTCACCCTTCCGGTCACACCCGACCGGGTGCGGCTATTCAGCCTCGACTCGAGCGGCAACCGCATCGACGAAAGGGTCGTCACCGGGGCCGATGAAAAAGCGACGATCGAGATCGACTCTGCATCAAACACCCTCTGGCACGAAATCGTAATCAGTCCCGGTCAGCCGGTCGCCCCACGGATCACGACGCAGCCACAGTCACTGACCGTGGCCCTCGGGGAGACAATCGAATTGTCCTCCGAGGTTTCCGGATATCCAGAACCCGCCGTCACCTGGTTTCACAATGGGGCGCAAATCGGAACGGGACCAACCCTGACCCTTCCCGGTGCCGGTTCCGCCGATGCGGGCGACTATCAGGCCACCGTGACCAATCAGGCGGGCACCCTATCGACCCGGGTCGTCCAGGTGGATGTCCGCAGTCTGCCTTCCAAACTTGAAGTCCTCAGCAATATCGCAACCCGCGGTCGGGTTGCAGGCGGTGAAAACGTGATGATCGCCGGCTTCGTGGTCGAAGGAACGGGCTCCCGCGATCTGCTCCTCCGTGCAGTGGGGCCGAGCATGGCCCAGTTCAATCTGGCGGATCTGTTGACGGATCCGAGACTCGATCTGTTCGATCAGGCGGATCCCAAGGTCGTCATGCAGTCGAACGACAACTGGATCCCGTCCGAAGTTGCCGAGCCCACCCAACGGACCGGCGCTTTCACCCTGACGGCAGACGCGGACGCCGCCATGACGGTCATCCTTGAGCAGGGCGTCTACACCGCCAGGATTTCCGGAGTCGGGGGGACGTCCGGCGTCTCCCTCGTCGAGATCTACGATGCCACGGCTGACACCGGGGTGACCGATACCCGCCTGGCGAATCTCTCCACCCGCGGCCGGGTGGAAACCGGCGCCTCCATCCTGATCGGAGGGTTCGTGATCAAGGGTGAAGTTCCGAAGAAGATCCTTATTCGCGGGATCGGACCCGGACTCGGAACATTCGGGGTCCGGGGAGTCCTCGACGACCCGGTCCTCGACCTTTTCAAGCAGGAAAACGGCAAAGCCCTCCTCATCGCGACCAATGACAACTGGGCGTCCAATCCGGATCCTCTACGTATCCAGGAAGCTACGACGACGGCCGGCGGTTTTCCCCTCCCGGCCGACGGCCTTGATGCCGCCCTCCTGCTCTGGCTGGAACCCGGTGTCTTTACCGCCAAGGTTTCCGGTCATCCCGGGGAAACCGGCGTCGCCCTCGTCGAGGTCTACGGACTCTGA
- a CDS encoding YbaY family lipoprotein, translating into MNKTPFRHLALLPAAFLTVFLAACGGGRSAKATTPASEEATAMLENTDWILVELNGKPFEAGTSLKTPTLRFDDETGMVAGNSGVNQYGGSYTVRGDSIEFGPMRSTMMAGPPEAMDLEQAFLAALVGQTGWRIADGRLEFSEGESVAAAFVVAPSAAKAVVSGTVVYRERMMLRPGSVLEVTLEDVSLADVPARQIATYRKEDPGSPPFPFELLYDPGTIDERHTYAVRARITVEEQLRFTSDTTYPVITRGHGNKVEILVKGVPTAD; encoded by the coding sequence ATGAATAAGACACCTTTCCGACACCTTGCGTTGCTCCCGGCGGCGTTTCTCACGGTTTTTCTGGCGGCTTGCGGCGGAGGGCGTTCGGCAAAGGCGACAACTCCGGCTTCGGAGGAAGCCACGGCCATGCTTGAAAATACGGACTGGATTCTGGTCGAATTGAACGGGAAGCCGTTCGAAGCGGGAACGTCTCTGAAGACACCCACGCTCCGCTTCGATGACGAGACCGGGATGGTTGCCGGCAACAGTGGGGTGAACCAGTACGGGGGCAGCTACACGGTCAGGGGCGATTCAATCGAGTTTGGACCGATGCGATCGACCATGATGGCCGGTCCTCCTGAGGCGATGGACCTGGAGCAGGCGTTTCTGGCGGCACTCGTCGGGCAGACCGGGTGGCGGATCGCCGACGGGCGGCTTGAATTCTCGGAAGGCGAATCAGTTGCCGCAGCGTTTGTGGTGGCTCCTTCCGCAGCAAAGGCCGTGGTTTCCGGTACGGTCGTTTACCGGGAGAGAATGATGCTGCGCCCCGGGTCGGTGCTCGAGGTGACTCTCGAGGACGTTTCCCTGGCGGATGTGCCGGCCAGGCAGATCGCAACCTATCGAAAAGAGGACCCGGGAAGTCCGCCCTTTCCCTTCGAGCTGCTCTACGACCCGGGCACGATCGACGAGCGACACACCTACGCGGTGCGGGCCCGGATCACCGTGGAGGAACAGTTGCGATTCACCTCGGACACCACCTATCCGGTGATCACCCGGGGTCACGGGAATAAGGTCGAGATCCTCGTCAAGGGGGTTCCCACGGCTGACTAG
- a CDS encoding glutaredoxin family protein codes for MKPRPILFIKDGCPWCREALSFFSEQGIEVDVQDVNESASAYQRMISVSDQTNTPTFEFGDFVVADFDVEEFVDELDQRPDVKEALGLTMVDEDDY; via the coding sequence ATGAAACCTCGACCCATTCTCTTCATCAAAGACGGCTGCCCCTGGTGCCGCGAAGCGCTTTCCTTTTTCTCCGAACAGGGAATTGAGGTCGACGTTCAGGACGTCAACGAAAGTGCCTCCGCCTACCAGCGGATGATTTCCGTCAGCGATCAAACCAATACCCCAACCTTCGAATTCGGCGACTTCGTCGTGGCCGATTTTGACGTCGAAGAATTCGTGGACGAGCTCGATCAGCGACCGGATGTCAAGGAAGCCCTCGGCCTGACCATGGTCGACGAAGACGATTATTGA